A window from Pseudomonas moraviensis encodes these proteins:
- a CDS encoding AraC family transcriptional regulator — MDRLSTLLSHFGVNAGTFHSGAFCGVSVHEGEPVGHVHVLQAGALLLKPGNEREIRLDQPSLIFFPRPFTHRMFADDAMASQIVCASLTFDGGSGNALAAALPDYLVLKLTDIPQLRSTLDWLFNEAFEGHCGRVAVMDRLFELLVILLLRHLIGSRDQQPGMMAGLADPRLSRALNLIHEQPHKPWSVADLAAAANQSRAGFAEQFRRVVGQTPADYLLSWRVSLAQKRLREGRPIALIAEEVGYESPSALARAFRRKTGLSPRQWKAEH, encoded by the coding sequence GTGGATCGCCTTTCTACGTTACTCAGTCACTTCGGCGTGAACGCCGGCACCTTTCACAGCGGCGCATTTTGCGGCGTCAGCGTTCACGAAGGCGAACCGGTCGGCCACGTGCATGTTCTGCAAGCGGGGGCGTTGCTGCTCAAGCCGGGCAATGAGCGGGAAATCCGTCTTGACCAACCGTCGCTGATTTTCTTTCCCCGGCCGTTCACCCACCGGATGTTTGCCGACGATGCCATGGCCAGCCAGATTGTCTGTGCTTCGCTGACCTTCGATGGCGGTTCGGGCAATGCCCTGGCCGCCGCGTTACCCGACTATCTGGTGTTGAAGCTCACGGATATTCCGCAATTGCGCAGCACCCTCGACTGGCTGTTCAACGAAGCTTTCGAAGGGCATTGCGGGCGCGTCGCGGTGATGGATCGCCTGTTCGAATTGCTGGTGATTCTGCTGCTGCGCCATCTTATCGGCAGTCGCGATCAGCAGCCGGGCATGATGGCCGGGCTGGCTGACCCGCGTTTATCCCGCGCTTTGAACCTGATCCATGAACAACCGCACAAGCCGTGGAGCGTCGCCGATCTGGCCGCAGCCGCGAACCAGTCCCGCGCCGGTTTTGCCGAGCAGTTTCGCCGCGTGGTCGGGCAAACGCCGGCCGATTACCTGTTGAGCTGGCGCGTCAGTCTTGCGCAAAAACGCCTGCGCGAAGGCCGGCCGATTGCACTGATAGCCGAGGAGGTGGGATATGAAAGTCCGTCGGCGCTGGCCCGGGCGTTTCGGCGCAAGACCGGACTCAGTCCTCGGCAATGGAAAGCCGAACACTGA